From Acidobacteriota bacterium:
CGGTGGGAAGAGAAGCTGTCCTCGACATGACCCTGCGCGTTGGCGCCGTATCGGAGAGAGTCTCAGTTACCGCGGAGGCCCCGCTGATTGAGACCACCAACTCCTCGGTCGCCAGCCTGGTGGATGAGAATAGCATTGAACTGCTCCCGCTCAATGGCCGGGACTTAACCCAACTGGCCACCCTCCAGCCGGGCGTGCTTTTGGCATCGACCACCTCGACTTCCACGACAGCGGGTCCGGGGAAGAAGATTTCCATCTCCGGGTCGCGGCCCAATCAGAGCACCTACCTGCTGGACGGCATCGACGTCATGAACAATACCGGCAAGGGCGTGGCCGGAGCCTCCGGCGAATTTCTGGGGTTGGACGCCGTGCGCGAGTTCTCGGTGCTAACCAGCAATTACAGCGCCGAGTTCGGACGCGCGGCTGGCGGCGTCATCAACGTAGTCAGCAAATCCGGAACCAATGTCTACCACGGGACGCTTTTTGAGTACCTGAGGAATGACAACTTGGACGCCAGAAATTTTTTCGATGATGAGAAACCGAATTTCAGAAGGAACCAGTTTGGAGCTTCCGCGGGTGGGCGCATCCGTCGCGATAAGACTTTCTTCTTTGCCGCCTACGAAGGACTCCGGGAAGGCTTGGGGCTGACTTCGATTGCCTTCGTCCCGACGCAGGAGGCCAAGCGCGGCCTCCTACCCAATAATGTTACCGTTGCGGTTGATCCACTGATTCAGCCGGTGCTCGGTCTGTTTCCCCTGCCCAACCGGGGAATCAACACGGACGGCACTGGGGTGTTCGCCAGCGACGCCCAGCAGACAACCAATGAAAGTTACGTTACCGGAAAAATCGATTATTATCTTTCCGACTCCGACTCTCTATTCGGCCGTTATACGATCGACGACGGCGAGCGGGAACTGCCTTTCTTCGGCAGCAACCTGCCGGGCTACGGTCTTCCGTTGCGCGTGCGCGGGCAGTACTTCACGCTGCAGGAAACCAAGCTGCTAACCAGTAATTTTGTGAATATCGCCAGAGCCGCGCTCAACCGGACACGCTATTCCGGCAGCCGTGAGTTCGATGTTCCCGCGCTGAAATTCTATGCAGGCAGGCCCGTGGGAAACGTAACAACCACCGGCTTGGCGGGCATTGGAGGCGGCAATCAGCAGCCGTTCGACCATCCAATAACAATTGTCGATTTCTCTGATGACGTGAACTGGAGCCGTGGTTCTCATGCGATTAAGGCGGGATTCATCGGGAGACGATATCTCTGGGGGTTTCAACGCGACTTCCGGCTGAACGGGACATTCAATTTCACTACCCTTAGCAATCTTCTGCGGAATGCTCCTCAATCCTTCACCGGCGTGGTGCCCGGGTCGAACGACACGCGCAGACATTATCGCCAGTCCATGTTTGGCTTCTATTTCCAGGATGATTTGAAGGTGAGGCCAGGCTTCACGTTGAATCTTGGTTTGCGCTATGAATTCATCTCCAACCCAACCGAAGCCACCGGGCCAAGGCTGGCCTACATTCCCCGCAATTGGGATGAGACAGACTCCCCCAACGGGATTCTCACAGACCGCGTCTTTGAGAAAAATCCCTCGCTGCGAAATCTCTCGCCACGGTTCGGGTTTGCCTGGGACGTGATGAGAGACGGAAAGACCTCGCTACGCGGCGGCTGGGCGCTTCTGCATGACCAGATCTATCCTCTCTATTACGACAACCAGCGCGTGCCGCCGCTGGTCCTGACGGCGGATATTCGGACCGCCGACTTGAAGTATCCCAATGCCTTTGGCAGCGGGCCTGTGGCGCTTGCTTCGCTGTCGCCGGTGGCCACCGACTATTTCAATACCAACACTCCGAGCGTCATGCAGTTTAACGTGTCTGTGCAGCGGGAGATTGCGGCCTCCACCGTGCTCACGGCGGCCTATATCGGGTCGCGCAGTTATCACCTGGCCGTTGCCAATGATGTGAACACGCGAGTTCCCGATTTCCTTCCCAACGGGCGGATATTTTTCCCCGCTGGTCGCCCCTTCCGCAATCCCAATTGGACGCGGACATCCATCCTGGAATGGACCGGTCGGGCTTTCTATAACAGCCTGCAGGTCAGCGCCAACAAGCGGTTGTCTAATGGATTTCAGATCGGAGGAAACTATACCTACGCCCGGAACGTAGACGATGGTTCCGGCACCATCGGCGGAGATTTCGCAAACTCTACCCGGCAGCGGCAGAATCCTTACGACCGGTTAGGCGATCGTGGTCTGGCCAGCATGCATATCGCCCATTCCGCCAGCCTTTCTTACGTTGTTGACTTGCCGTTCGGTTCCGGGCGGCTGATCGGCGGCGGCGTTTCCGGAGTTGCCGGCAAGATTCTCGAAGGCTGGCAGGTGCAGGGAATTGTCTCCGGGAATTCAGGCCCGCCTTTCACGGCAACCGTCGGCACATTGGACCGCTCGCGGAGTGGCAATCTGGCGGATCGGCCTGATCTGCTTCCGGGCGCGTCGAATAATCCGGTGCTAGGCGGACCGGATAAATATTTCGACACCTCGGCATTCACCCTTGCCGAACCAGGATATTTCGGAAATCTCGGAAGAAACACGCTTATCGGACCGGGGCGCTTGAGCATGGACTTTTCATTGTTGAAGAATACTTCCCTGCGGGAAGGTGTCGATCTTCAGTTTCGGGCGGAGCTCTTCAACATTATCAACCGCGCCAACTTCAAGACTCCGGATGGACCCATAACCGCGGATAGCGGAGTAGTCTTGACCGAAACGTCGACGTCGGCCAGGCAAGTGCAATTTGGCCTGAAGATACTTTTTTAGACCCATTACTACATTGAATAGCTCATGATTTTTACAGAAGAGCTACATATTCTTTCGCATGGACCAGCATTAGATACCGATGCGCCACGGCGCTGCGCCCGCAGGAGTCCGTATGCCACGGGGGGAATCATGATTCAGTTACTCAAGTTGATGATCGTCGCATTGTTTTTCACCATTCAATCGGGCAGTGCGCAGACCATCACGCCCGCGGACCTGACGCTCCATCCGGAGTATGTTTTGTACAACGGCAAAGTGGTCACGGTGGATAACTCGGACTTCACCACGAATCTGGGAACCATCGCTCAGGCCATCGCCGTGCGTGGCGGCAGG
This genomic window contains:
- a CDS encoding TonB-dependent receptor, with the protein product MMLFRTLIAILSAAIFFSQALIGTAQVTTGTILGTARDESGAVLPNASIVAKNVGTGIARTVATGAGGEYRITQLPPGSYEVQAQLEGFQTEVRTGITMTVGREAVLDMTLRVGAVSERVSVTAEAPLIETTNSSVASLVDENSIELLPLNGRDLTQLATLQPGVLLASTTSTSTTAGPGKKISISGSRPNQSTYLLDGIDVMNNTGKGVAGASGEFLGLDAVREFSVLTSNYSAEFGRAAGGVINVVSKSGTNVYHGTLFEYLRNDNLDARNFFDDEKPNFRRNQFGASAGGRIRRDKTFFFAAYEGLREGLGLTSIAFVPTQEAKRGLLPNNVTVAVDPLIQPVLGLFPLPNRGINTDGTGVFASDAQQTTNESYVTGKIDYYLSDSDSLFGRYTIDDGERELPFFGSNLPGYGLPLRVRGQYFTLQETKLLTSNFVNIARAALNRTRYSGSREFDVPALKFYAGRPVGNVTTTGLAGIGGGNQQPFDHPITIVDFSDDVNWSRGSHAIKAGFIGRRYLWGFQRDFRLNGTFNFTTLSNLLRNAPQSFTGVVPGSNDTRRHYRQSMFGFYFQDDLKVRPGFTLNLGLRYEFISNPTEATGPRLAYIPRNWDETDSPNGILTDRVFEKNPSLRNLSPRFGFAWDVMRDGKTSLRGGWALLHDQIYPLYYDNQRVPPLVLTADIRTADLKYPNAFGSGPVALASLSPVATDYFNTNTPSVMQFNVSVQREIAASTVLTAAYIGSRSYHLAVANDVNTRVPDFLPNGRIFFPAGRPFRNPNWTRTSILEWTGRAFYNSLQVSANKRLSNGFQIGGNYTYARNVDDGSGTIGGDFANSTRQRQNPYDRLGDRGLASMHIAHSASLSYVVDLPFGSGRLIGGGVSGVAGKILEGWQVQGIVSGNSGPPFTATVGTLDRSRSGNLADRPDLLPGASNNPVLGGPDKYFDTSAFTLAEPGYFGNLGRNTLIGPGRLSMDFSLLKNTSLREGVDLQFRAELFNIINRANFKTPDGPITADSGVVLTETSTSARQVQFGLKILF